The DNA window ACTGATAAATCGACGAACGCGTCGACGATCAGGTACAACCTCGGTGACGGAGTCTCCACCAAGAATATGCCTCCGAACGGACCGGTGCTCTCCTACTATTACATCACCGCGAACACCTACACGATCACCCAGACTGCGGTCAGTGCGACTGGACAGACCGCCACCAAGCAGGTGACGGTGACCGTCGGCGGCGCTCCAACCATCACCACAACGACGACGACCACCACCACAGCGACGACCACGGTCACTCCGACCGTCACTGTCACACCGGGGTATCCGGTGCCTGACTTCGCTCTCACCACTCCAAGTTCGATGGGTATCCAGATTGTCGACAACTCGGTGAACGCGACCTCGGTGAAATACGATCTCGGTGACGGAACCACGACCAAACTCACTCAGTTCCGGTACACCTACTGGCAGGCCGGGACCTACACAATCACGCTGACCGCAACCAATGCGATGGGCTCCTCGGTGAAGACGGTCCAGGTGACTGTGCCGGCTACTGTACCGACGACCACCACGCCCACACCGACTGTTACGGTTACATCGACCGTTACAGCCACACCAAGCGGTCAACAGCCATACAACGGACCGCATAACGCTCCTGGCAAGGTCGAGGCAGAGGACTATGACCTCGGCGGCAACAACGTCGCCTACTATGACACCACATCAGGTAACGCAGGTGGGTTATACCGCCACGACGATGTTGATATCGAAATAGAGGATGGCCCAAGCGGCTATGATGTCGGTTACATCATCGGCGGCGAATACCTCACTTACTCAGTCGATGCAGCAGCAGACGGTGACTACCCGATCACACTCAAAGTAGCCAACCCTGACGCAGCTGCAAAGACGGTGACCGTCTCAACTGGTGGTGCTTCGACCTCGGTCAGTATTTCATCCACCGGCTCATTCGACACCTACAACTCCTTCAACTCTGCAGGCACGCTTCATCTCGAGCAGGGCAGAAACATCGTGAAGGTGGACTTCGGTGCCTCAAGGATGAATTTCGATTACTTCACGATCGGGACCGGTTCACAGCCAACCACAACTGTGACCACAACAGCAACGACAGCTCAGCCAACCACGACTGTGACCACCACAGCAACGACGGCTCAGCCAACTGTGACCACCACAGCGACGACGACTCAGCCAACCACCACGACGGTCCAGCCGACCGGCACCCCGCTCTCGACCCCTTACTATATGATCAGCATGGTTCCAGGGCATATCGAGTCATATTCCTATGACAATGGCGGTGAAGGGGTCGCATATCATGACACCACCACAGCCAACCTCGGTGGAAAACTCCGTTCAGATGGCGTGGATATTGAGTACAGCCAGTCAGATGCCGGCTATAACATCGGGTATGTTGCTGCTGGCGAATGGTTGATCTACTCGGTTCAGATCGACACGGCAGGGACCTACACGGCTGCCATCCGGGCATCGAACCCAGATAGCACGGACAAGCACATCGTCCTCTCGCTCGAAGGGAGCAGCACTCCACTGGCGACCGTGACCGTTCCGCCGACCGGTTCATTCGATACATACCAGACCATCACAACGACCGTACAGCTGCCTGCTGGCAGGCACTGGCTGAAGTTGAGCTTCCCAGAGAGCAGGGTGAACCTCAGGTTTATGGATATCACCCGCGGGGCATCGACCGGACCGATCGCAGCGACCGGCACACCTACCCTGCTCGTCTCAACCACCCCAGTTGAGACCATTGTGCCTACCACCCCGGCATCAGTGATCGACTCGATCACCACCGCTACACCACTGGTGACCATCTCCCCAGTGATCACTACCCCAGTGATCACTACTCCGGTGATCACTACTCCAGTGATCACTACCCCTGTGATCACACAGGCGGCGGTCATCACCCCAGAAGCAGAGAATAACACCTCAGTCAAGGTCTGAACCAATCGGTTCTCCTTTTTTTCCTATCTCCTTCGGCAGTTTGATAGCACCTGACGCTGTATCAGAGATCCATGAATGAAGCTGAAGCAGTGCAGTCGGATCTGGCACTGACCCCGGTCAGCGAGATCATGCGTGAGACCGTGTTGAAGGTCATCCCTGAAACACCGGTGATCGAGATCTTCTCGTGGTTTCGCAAGCGGGGACACACCCATCTAATCATCACCGACGCCGAAGGGAGCGTGCTCGGGGTGATCACATCGTTTGACCTGCTCTCTGCGATCAGCCCGACGATCGGAATCCAGAGTGGAAGAAAATACTTGAGCCTCGACCGGCTGATCAAGTCCAACGCGCGGGTGGCAGGGGATCTGATGGCCCCGATACCGGTGATCATGAACGGAACAGAACCACTGGTCAGGGCACTCGAGATGATGGAGCATTACCGATACCCTTACACGGTCGTCACCGATAAAAAAGGACACCTGACTGGGATCGTTGAGTTCGCCGATATTGTGAAATTTCTCATTAATAAAGGGCATATCCTGGGCGAGAAGAGTTCTCCGTGATCCTATCCCAGGGGTGCTGGCTCTACCTGGCTTTGGAATCCCCGCTTCAGCAGCGCCGGGGTGATGATGATCGTAGCGATCACTGTCAACACGGTGGTGGTGTAGAGTTCGTTGGAGATGAGCCCGGCCAGCAGGGCGTATTTTGAGATCGCCAGTGGCAGGTCCCCCTTCGGGCAGAGGCCGATGCCGACGAGCAGAGCTGATTTTGCATCTTTAAAGAACCATATCGAGCCGAGAAATCCACCGAGAATTTTTGCACCGATTGCGGTCAGCAGGATCGGGATGATCAGAGGGGAGAGGTTCTGGGGGGTGATCTCCAGCACCAGCCCGACCGATGCGAAGAAGAGGGTGACAAAGAATCCGAACGCCGAGTCGGTCAGGGAATCGAAGAGTTGCCGGTCGATCCTGATCAGATCCCCGAGGATCAGGCCGGCCAGGAATGCACCGATCACGTAG is part of the Methanosphaerula palustris E1-9c genome and encodes:
- a CDS encoding carbohydrate-binding protein: MNILSRTEIRRSALLLALILLSGCLLIPGAFAVTVSTGTYQIDAVGNTTTIPIMMDQAPNGFAYYKIQISLTNPDVATITDCSFPTWLGLNLNTALPDKSVVIRGGDLTKAHVKAGDTNILLATLTVQGTAVGTTPITVTVSPPTYVVQDKDVVNYAVTTPAGQLTVGTPVTPTPTVQPPVADFSVDTTNGTAPMTVHITDKSVNATTIKYSLGDGTSTGSLSPGGVTPYTYVAAGTFTLTQTATNAAGSTNKTVTITVLGAPTTTPTVTPTTPTVTPTTPTVTPTTPTVTPTTPTVTPTPTVTVTPGTLIADFQVATTPGSNLVKITDKSTNASTIRYNLGDGVSTKNMPPNGPVLSYYYITANTYTITQTAVSATGQTATKQVTVTVGGAPTITTTTTTTTTATTTVTPTVTVTPGYPVPDFALTTPSSMGIQIVDNSVNATSVKYDLGDGTTTKLTQFRYTYWQAGTYTITLTATNAMGSSVKTVQVTVPATVPTTTTPTPTVTVTSTVTATPSGQQPYNGPHNAPGKVEAEDYDLGGNNVAYYDTTSGNAGGLYRHDDVDIEIEDGPSGYDVGYIIGGEYLTYSVDAAADGDYPITLKVANPDAAAKTVTVSTGGASTSVSISSTGSFDTYNSFNSAGTLHLEQGRNIVKVDFGASRMNFDYFTIGTGSQPTTTVTTTATTAQPTTTVTTTATTAQPTVTTTATTTQPTTTTVQPTGTPLSTPYYMISMVPGHIESYSYDNGGEGVAYHDTTTANLGGKLRSDGVDIEYSQSDAGYNIGYVAAGEWLIYSVQIDTAGTYTAAIRASNPDSTDKHIVLSLEGSSTPLATVTVPPTGSFDTYQTITTTVQLPAGRHWLKLSFPESRVNLRFMDITRGASTGPIAATGTPTLLVSTTPVETIVPTTPASVIDSITTATPLVTISPVITTPVITTPVITTPVITTPVITQAAVITPEAENNTSVKV
- a CDS encoding CBS domain-containing protein, which codes for MNEAEAVQSDLALTPVSEIMRETVLKVIPETPVIEIFSWFRKRGHTHLIITDAEGSVLGVITSFDLLSAISPTIGIQSGRKYLSLDRLIKSNARVAGDLMAPIPVIMNGTEPLVRALEMMEHYRYPYTVVTDKKGHLTGIVEFADIVKFLINKGHILGEKSSP